Genomic segment of Rhodococcus sp. W8901:
ACGGCATTCTGCTCGAGTTCGCGGCGTGGACCCGTGAGCTGCGCGAGGACGACGTCGCGCACGCGCCCCGGACCGCGGACGGCGGCCTCGGCGCTCCGGTTGGGGCTGCTGCCAAGTGAGTGAGATGCTCGCGCTCGCAGACAAGATGTTCACCGCCCTCAGCCGAGGCGATGTCGCCGTCCTCGACGAGATCTATCACGCGGACGTGAAGATCTGGCACAACTGGGACAACGCCGAGCAGTCCCGTGAGGACAACCTCCGCATCCTCTCGGGCATCCCCACCCGCTACGACGACTTCGGCTACGACGAAGCCCGCTGTACCGCCCTCGAGGACGGCTTTGTGCGTCAGCACGTCATCCGGGCGACCATCGGGGGCAAGACCGTCAACGTCCCCACGATCTTCCGGGTGTTCGTCGACGGCGGCAAGGTCCGCCGCATCGAGGAATACCTGGACGCCGGCCAACTTCGCAAGGTCTTTGCCTGAATAGAGACGTGATCAAGAGAAACAGCCCCGCCGATCGATTGGATCGGCGGGGCTGTTTCCGTGCCTTATCCTGCCGCGCAGGAAGATTCGTTCTGTCCCGAGATCACAGGAAGAACGCAGCGACCTCGTCCACCGCCTGGGTCAGTGCGGCGGCGATCTCCTCGCGGGTCACGTCGGACATCCGACTCTTGGGCGTGGAGACGTTCAACGTGTAGCGCGCCCCGCCGTACTCGCCGAGCGAGACCGCCACCGACGCGACTTCGTCCTCGGACTCCTCGTCGCTCGTGGCGAACCCGACCTGGCGGACCTCCGCGAGCCGGCGCAGTAGAACCGACCGCTTGGTGATCGAGTGCGAGGTCAGGCCCCCCGTCAACTTCTCCTTGGGGTAGAGCTCGCGCACCACACTGTCGTCCAGCGTGGCGAGCAGGGCCTTGCCCGACGATGTGCAGTGCGCAGGCATCGTCATGCCCATGCGGGATCCCACGCGCACCGCCCGAGCACTCTCGACCGAGTCCACGAAGGTCACCGTGTTCCCGTCGAGACGGGCCAGGTGGACCGTCTCGCCGAGGCTGGCCGAGAGCCGCTCGAGGACCGGGTGCACGCGCGCCCGAACGTCGGTCTGGCGCAGGACCGCGAACGCTATCGTGGTCAGCGCCGGACCCGGCTCGTAAGCCCGCGAGCCCTCGACCTGACGAACGAAACCGCGGTACTGGAGCATCGCCAGCAGCCGGTGCGCAGTCGACGAGGCCACCGAGAGATACTCGCTCACCTCGGTCAGCCGGATGCTGCGACGATCGCCGAGCAGCAGCAGGATCCGAAGCGCATTGTCGACAGACTCGATCGGGTACTGCGGACGATTCGGAGGTGCATCTTCCTTTGCAGTCACGCAGGTAGGGTAACGGCCGGGGTGCGCAACGCGTTCTTGGTGACCTTGCCCGAGGCGTTTCGCGGCAGCGCATCGACGATCACGAGGTCGGTCGGCAGCTTGTAACGGGCCAACCTCTCCCCCGCCCAGGTGCGCAACTCCTCGATGGTCAGATCCGCGGCGCCCTGCTTCAGCGCGACCACCGCGACCGGGGTCTCGCCCCAAGTCGCGTGGGCCCTGCCGATCACGGCAACCTCGGCGATGTCGGGGTGCCCGGCCAGCGCATTCTCGACCTCGGCGCAGTAGATGTTCTCGCCGCCGGAGATGATCATGTCCTTCGCGCGGTCCACGACGTAGATGAAGCCTTCGTCGTCCATCCGCACCAGGTCACCGGAGTGGAACCAGCCGCCGGCGAAGGCCTGCGCCGTCGCCTCCGGGTTGTTCCAGTACCCGGTCATGAGCCCCGGGCCGCGGTAGACCATCTCGCCGACCTCACCGGGCTGCACGTCCACCATGTCGGGGTCGACGATGCGGGCCCAGACACCGGGCGCCGGGCGCCCGACGGAGCCGAGCTTGCGGCGCGAGTCCTTGGCCTCGAGCACGCACGTGACCGGGGACATCTCAGTCTGCCCGAACAGTGCGAGGCTCGACGCGCCCGGCAGCACCTCGCCCATCTTTCGGAGCAGGGTGTCGCTGGCCGGTGCCCCGCCCCAGGAGCTGACACGGAGCCTGGACAGATCACGCGGGGCCCGTGCCTGCTCGTCGCAGACCGCCTGCCACTGCGTGGGTACGAGGAACGTCGACGTGACCCGCTCGGATTCCGCTACGTCGAGCAGGGCGCCCGCATCGAAGGAGACACTCGGCAGGACGACCATGGTGGCGCCCATCAGGATTGACGGCGCCACCAGGCCGATGGTGCCGATGTGGAACAGCGGCGCGGCGCAAAGGCTGACCTCGTCGTGCATCTCGAAGCGGAACGCCATCACGTTCGTGGTCGACTGCGCCGCCAGGTTGCGGTGCGTGAGCACGGCACCCTTGGGGCGTCCGGTGGTGCCCGAGGTGTACATCAGCAGCGCCGGCTCCGCCTCGTCGACCTCGTCGACCGATCCGCCCGAACCGGAGTCGGTGAGGAGAACGTCGTACGACGTCGCGCCATCGGCGCTCTCGCTGCCGACCTGGAAGACCTGCACCGGACCCTCGACCTCCGCAGCCGCGGCGATTCCGGTAGCGCTCGCCTGCTCGTCCACGCAGAGGACGGCGGACCCGCTGTTGTCGAGCGTGAACGCCACCTCGCCGACGCTGAGGCGGAAGTTGATCGGCACGGCAATAGCGCCGATCCGGTTGGCTGCGATCATGATCTCGATGTACTCGGCCTGGTTGCCCATCAGCAGCGCAACACGGTCCCCGCGCCCCACGCCGCGCTCGGCGAGTGCGGCAGAGACGGCAACCACTCGCTGCTGAAGCTGTGCCCAGGTGATCCGGCGCTCGCCGAACACGATGGCCGGGAGATCGCCGCGCTCGAAGGCGTGCCGGGCGACCTGGTTGACCCAGTGCTGCTTTCGGGCGAGCCCCAGCTCGTCGTTCTCGGTGCTCATCACCACTGTTCCTTGGGGAAACGCTCGGCGATCCAGTCGCACATGACCTCGGCGACCTTCTCGCGGGCACCGACCGGCTCGACGAAGTAGTGATCGCCCGGCAGGTCCTTGCGCTGCTTGTCGGTGCTGGCGATGGCGTTGTACAGCGCGTCCGCATCGCTGGGGAACACACCCGTGTCACCGTCGGGGTTGATGACGAACGCCGGCACGGTGATCTTCTCCATGTGCATTTCCGCGCGGCACTGGGACTCTTCGAGACTCCACATGTGCAGCCAGTTCCGCAGCGTGCTCCCGGCGCCGATGCCGCGGTCGCCGCGGTTTGCCACAGCGGTCGAGCCGCGGTAGCACTCGCCCGCAGGCCGATTGGTCGGCTCCATCGTCGCGTCGACCATGCGAGGGTCCGCCCAGGTACGCGGAACACCGAAGTGCCGGTCGAAGTAGCCGGCGGCGGTGACCCGGGCGAGCTCTTCCCTGGCCCACGCGGTGATCCGGTGGTTGCGAGCAACCTGCGCGGCACGGTATCGCTCGATGAACTCCTCGGAGTACGGCGGGCCGTTCTCGGGGTTGAACAGGTCGAGTTCGGGGTCGGTCAGCGTCGGGTCGTTCTCGTCGATGACGGCTGCGTCGAGCCACGAGGTCAGCACATCAGGCCGGCCGCCGTGCGCGGCGAGGGAGATGTAGGCGTCACCGGGGATGAGCTCATTGATGCCCACTGCCGGTTCCATGTCACGGGCGGGGCGGATACACGGCTCGACGGCTTGCGCCTGGTAAGCCGCCATCAGCGACCCGCCGCCGGAATTACCAAGCAGGATAACCTGATCCACACCTGCATGTTCCTTCAACCAGCGGACGCCCACGCCGATGTCGACCAGGGCCTGGTCGAGATTGAAGAGCTCCTCGTAGCCGCGGTAGCGGGTGTTCCAGCCCAGGAATCCAACACCGCGCTCAGCCATGAACTCAGCGACGTAATGCTCCGAGAAATCAATCTGGTAATGCGTAGCGATCATCGCGATGCGCGGCTTCTTGCCGGCCGGCGTGTAGTAGATCCCCTGGCACGGATAGCCGCCAGCCCCGGCGCGCTTCGCACCCGGGGACTCGCTGCTGACGAATTCCTTGTGGACGTTCGGGCTGGTGGTAGCGCCGGTCATGGTTAGACAACCTCGTATTCGTTGAGACTTGCGTATTTCTTCAGGTGCGTAAACATCAAATCGACCCGTTCGAGGACGATGGGATCCGTCAGCCGGCCCTGCTCGTCGAAGTGATCGGGCGCGAAACTGAGAAGAATCTCGGGTCCCGGCAACACCGGGGACCGCGAGAAGACGAAGGTGTGACGCAGTTCGAACTGGCTGCGCGCTGTGCCGAGGCGGCCGGGCGTCGCGCCCATGAGCGCCACCGGCTTGCGCTCGAGCACCGAGCGGCCGAGTGGCAGCGAAAGCCAGTCGAGCGCGTTCTTCAGGACGCCGGGGATGCCGCCGTTGTATTCCGGTGTGGCGATCAGCAGAGCATCAGCAGCTTCGACCTCGGCGCGCAGCGCGTGGACGCCCTCTGCCTCGTTACCGAAATCGTCTTCATTGAGCAACGGGATCTCGCCCAGCAGCTTCGTGATCCGCACGTCGACGTCGGCAGGCGCCATTGCCGCGGTCGCCTCGAGGAGCTTGCGGTTCCACGAGTCTGCGCGGAGGCTGCCTGCGATCGCGCAGATTACAAATTTTCCGTCTTCCATCATGCAGCTCCCAGATAGGCCGCGACGACAGCTTCGTCGCGGATAACCTCGGCG
This window contains:
- a CDS encoding NADPH-dependent FMN reductase, whose product is MMEDGKFVICAIAGSLRADSWNRKLLEATAAMAPADVDVRITKLLGEIPLLNEDDFGNEAEGVHALRAEVEAADALLIATPEYNGGIPGVLKNALDWLSLPLGRSVLERKPVALMGATPGRLGTARSQFELRHTFVFSRSPVLPGPEILLSFAPDHFDEQGRLTDPIVLERVDLMFTHLKKYASLNEYEVV
- a CDS encoding nuclear transport factor 2 family protein; translated protein: MLALADKMFTALSRGDVAVLDEIYHADVKIWHNWDNAEQSREDNLRILSGIPTRYDDFGYDEARCTALEDGFVRQHVIRATIGGKTVNVPTIFRVFVDGGKVRRIEEYLDAGQLRKVFA
- a CDS encoding long-chain-fatty-acid--CoA ligase — translated: MSTENDELGLARKQHWVNQVARHAFERGDLPAIVFGERRITWAQLQQRVVAVSAALAERGVGRGDRVALLMGNQAEYIEIMIAANRIGAIAVPINFRLSVGEVAFTLDNSGSAVLCVDEQASATGIAAAAEVEGPVQVFQVGSESADGATSYDVLLTDSGSGGSVDEVDEAEPALLMYTSGTTGRPKGAVLTHRNLAAQSTTNVMAFRFEMHDEVSLCAAPLFHIGTIGLVAPSILMGATMVVLPSVSFDAGALLDVAESERVTSTFLVPTQWQAVCDEQARAPRDLSRLRVSSWGGAPASDTLLRKMGEVLPGASSLALFGQTEMSPVTCVLEAKDSRRKLGSVGRPAPGVWARIVDPDMVDVQPGEVGEMVYRGPGLMTGYWNNPEATAQAFAGGWFHSGDLVRMDDEGFIYVVDRAKDMIISGGENIYCAEVENALAGHPDIAEVAVIGRAHATWGETPVAVVALKQGAADLTIEELRTWAGERLARYKLPTDLVIVDALPRNASGKVTKNALRTPAVTLPA
- a CDS encoding alpha/beta hydrolase, encoding MTGATTSPNVHKEFVSSESPGAKRAGAGGYPCQGIYYTPAGKKPRIAMIATHYQIDFSEHYVAEFMAERGVGFLGWNTRYRGYEELFNLDQALVDIGVGVRWLKEHAGVDQVILLGNSGGGSLMAAYQAQAVEPCIRPARDMEPAVGINELIPGDAYISLAAHGGRPDVLTSWLDAAVIDENDPTLTDPELDLFNPENGPPYSEEFIERYRAAQVARNHRITAWAREELARVTAAGYFDRHFGVPRTWADPRMVDATMEPTNRPAGECYRGSTAVANRGDRGIGAGSTLRNWLHMWSLEESQCRAEMHMEKITVPAFVINPDGDTGVFPSDADALYNAIASTDKQRKDLPGDHYFVEPVGAREKVAEVMCDWIAERFPKEQW
- a CDS encoding IclR family transcriptional regulator; the encoded protein is MTAKEDAPPNRPQYPIESVDNALRILLLLGDRRSIRLTEVSEYLSVASSTAHRLLAMLQYRGFVRQVEGSRAYEPGPALTTIAFAVLRQTDVRARVHPVLERLSASLGETVHLARLDGNTVTFVDSVESARAVRVGSRMGMTMPAHCTSSGKALLATLDDSVVRELYPKEKLTGGLTSHSITKRSVLLRRLAEVRQVGFATSDEESEDEVASVAVSLGEYGGARYTLNVSTPKSRMSDVTREEIAAALTQAVDEVAAFFL